The Verrucomicrobiota bacterium genome includes a window with the following:
- a CDS encoding N-acetyltransferase, with the protein MSEVAVANEPEKPRRRRPRASASPVVIREMRLEDIPAVFELGQKIFTAEKLPTLYRSWDDHELAQLFSAEGDLCLVAEKAGRILGFALGRVMEKPQSAWRYGWLLWLGVEPSQKGRGVAKRLVTQLTDLFVQKEARIMLVDTDEDNSDALLFFRKSGFGQEIKHVYLSKNLDDYHGKGTD; encoded by the coding sequence ATGTCCGAAGTCGCCGTTGCCAACGAACCTGAGAAACCCCGGAGACGCCGCCCCCGCGCCAGCGCCTCGCCCGTCGTGATCCGCGAGATGAGGCTGGAAGATATCCCCGCCGTGTTTGAGCTGGGGCAGAAGATTTTCACCGCGGAGAAACTGCCCACGCTCTACCGTTCCTGGGATGACCATGAACTGGCCCAGCTTTTCAGTGCCGAGGGCGATCTGTGTCTCGTAGCGGAAAAAGCCGGGCGCATTCTCGGGTTTGCGCTCGGGCGCGTGATGGAAAAACCGCAGAGCGCGTGGCGCTACGGATGGTTGCTCTGGCTGGGCGTCGAACCGTCCCAGAAGGGGCGGGGTGTGGCCAAGCGGCTGGTGACCCAACTGACCGATTTATTCGTGCAGAAGGAAGCGCGCATCATGCTGGTGGATACCGATGAAGACAACAGCGACGCGCTGCTCTTTTTCCGTAAAAGCGGGTTCGGCCAGGAAATTAAACACGTTTATCTCTCCAAGAACCTGGATGATTATCATGGCAAAGGGACGGACTAG